A region of Zeugodacus cucurbitae isolate PBARC_wt_2022May chromosome 5, idZeuCucr1.2, whole genome shotgun sequence DNA encodes the following proteins:
- the LOC128922080 gene encoding uncharacterized protein LOC128922080 → MKYLVVLALLACLFASSQAQFGGGGGGPIGGGGGGGPIGGGGGGGGPIGGGGGGGPIGGGGGGGPIGGGGGGRG, encoded by the coding sequence ATGAAGTATCTGGTTGTCTTAGCGCTCTTGGCCTGCCTGTTTGCTTCCAGTCAGGCACAGtttggtggcggtggtggtggaccGATTGGTGGAGGTGGCGGCGGTGGTCCAATCGGAGGAGGTGGCGGAGGCGGCGGTCCTATTGGAggaggtggtggtggcggtcCAATCGGTgggggtggtggtggtggcccaattggtggcggcggcggtgggcGTGGTTAA